In Flavobacterium enshiense, the genomic stretch TTTTTAAAGGACTCTAAGTCATTTATCTGACAGTATTTCAAAGCGAGATTTATATAATATCTTCTAGAAACAGTATCGAAATTTTGTGAATCTAATCCAATCTTTATTTTATTTAAAATGACCTTCTTTTGATTGTCATCAAAAGATTTACTGTCAAATTTCCGAAAGAGAATATCATTCAAATAATTTTTCGGAAAAACCAAGTTCTCGTCTATTTTGTCTTCACAACACCAAAAAAAGAAAGATAAAATAATTAATATGAAAAAGGGTTTTAGATTCATTTGTAAGATTAATAGTCCCAAAAATAATGAAGAAATTAATAAAGTTGACTATTTTAAGAAACTTATCATTATATTTTAATAGGTGGTGTTCCTGATTTTGGAGGATCAATTTCATCTTCTTCATTAGAAACCGAATCTCCCTGCTTTATTGTCTCACTAAAATCAGTTTTCATTACAATAGATTTTGGTTTAGAGGTATCCACCTCTTCAACAGAACAGGAGGACAATAAAAGAACATAAATCATAACAGTAAATACAAGAGTAATTTTTTTCATTTTTAGGATAATTTTTAGTTAGTGGGTATTTTTTTTTAAAGGCCCAAAACTACCCTCTCGCCCTACCCTGCCATTGAGGCTTTCCTTCAAAAAATGTTAATTTTGTAGCTTTTTTCTTTAGCATTTGATTATCCCAATTGTTTTTAAGAAATTTGAATAAAATTCAGACTAGCAATGAGCAGAACTCTGGTAATCGGCGACATACATGGCGGACTCAAAGCCTTGGAACAGGTTTTGGAACGGGCCCATGTGACCACCAACGACAAACTCATTTTTCTGGGTGATTTTGTTGATGGCTGGAACGATACGCCTTTTGTGATTGATTTCCTGATCAAACTGGACAAAACACATCATTGCATTTTCATTCAGGGGAACCACGAAGAGATGCTCCTGCGCTGGCTTTCAGAAGGACACGACAATGATGAATGGCGCTTGCACGGCGGACAATCGACGGTAGATGTTTACGGAAACATTGATGATGACAGGATTTCGGCGCACATCGAATTCCTAACCGCTCTGAACGACTATCATCTGGACGAACAAAACCGACTGTTTGTACACGCCGGTTTTACTAACCAAAAGGGAGTGGAATTTGAATACTTCAAAGGGATGTTCTGCTGGGACCGTACCCTATGGGAAGCCGCATTGGCAATGGACAAAACGCTTTGTCGAAAAGACTTGTTTTACCCGAAGCGACTTGCTCTATATGAAGAAATCTTCATCGGTCACACGCCTGTAACCCGAATTGGGTATTCGGTTCCGGTTAACCGTGCCAATGTTTGGAACGTCGATACCGGTGCAGCCTTCAAAGGACGACTGACCATCATGAATGTGGACACCAAAGAATTCTGGCAAAGTTCGCCTCTGCCCGATTTGTATCCCAACGAGAGAGGTCGGAACTAAATTTGTATATTTGCCAATGATTTCAGCCATAGCAAACGCCTAAGCAAAGTAAATGGCTTCCTCTTAAAACAACAACGATGAGCGTAATTGAAAAAAAACTAAAAGACCGCAGCGATTCGAAATGCGAATTGTGTGGTAATCCGCATGATTTACAAGTATACAACCTTCCTCCTGAGAATAAAGAAAGTTTAGAAACCAGTATTTTAGCCTGCAAAACCTGTGTAGGTCAGATTGAAAATCCGGAAACCACCGACGCTAACCACTGGCATTGTCTTTCTGACAGCATGTGGAACGAGCATCTGCCGGTGCAGATCGTTTCCTGGAGAATGCTTACCCGTTTAAAAAAGAACGACCTGTTAGAGATGATGTATCTGGACGAAGAAGCTTTGGAATGGGCAAAAGCTACCGGGGAAGGTGACGAAGACGAAGGTAAAATCGTCCACAAGGATTCTAACGGCAATATTTTGTTCGACGGGGATTCCGTAGTACTGATTAAAGATTTGGATGTAAAAGGAGCCAATTTCACGGCTAAGCGTGGTGCAGCGGTACACAACATCAAACTGGTTTGGGACAACGCCGAACAGATTGAAGGAAGAGTCGAAGGACAGCATATCGTTATCCTTACGCAGTATGTGAAGAAGACGAAGTAATTTCGATTCTATATAAAACATGAAACCCGATTCGTCTGAATCGGGTTTCTTTTTGTTTGATAAATCAACTTTAAATCTTACAGTTAGAGAACTTCCACCATTTAATACGATTGGCGCTCCAACAGGAATCTAGATATTGTTAACTTTTACATCTTTTATTACGAATGTGTATTTTGAGAAAATAAAGTTTAATTTGTTTATTCTTTTTCTAAATGTACTTGTAGACCAAAGCCTACTATAAAGTATTTTGAAGTATAATCCGATAATTTTTCTGTATTGTAGCTCAAAGACATCTCTAAACCTACGCTACTATTAAAATAAATCACAGGTCCAACTTTAAACTTATAACTACTACCATTCCCGGAATCAAATCCTTGAGTTTTAGAAATCCAATAATTGTAGTTTGCTTCGGCAAAAAGATTTATACTATTTTCGGTGTCTAAAAAATAATATCTTGCAAATGGACCGGCACCATATCCAATGCTTGATGCACTACCGTTACCTTTGCCATAATTAAAATTCCCATTAATCCCTAACGCAAACTTATCAATTACAAAATATCCAATATTTGGAAAAATTCT encodes the following:
- a CDS encoding PhnA domain-containing protein, which codes for MSVIEKKLKDRSDSKCELCGNPHDLQVYNLPPENKESLETSILACKTCVGQIENPETTDANHWHCLSDSMWNEHLPVQIVSWRMLTRLKKNDLLEMMYLDEEALEWAKATGEGDEDEGKIVHKDSNGNILFDGDSVVLIKDLDVKGANFTAKRGAAVHNIKLVWDNAEQIEGRVEGQHIVILTQYVKKTK
- a CDS encoding metallophosphoesterase, which produces MSRTLVIGDIHGGLKALEQVLERAHVTTNDKLIFLGDFVDGWNDTPFVIDFLIKLDKTHHCIFIQGNHEEMLLRWLSEGHDNDEWRLHGGQSTVDVYGNIDDDRISAHIEFLTALNDYHLDEQNRLFVHAGFTNQKGVEFEYFKGMFCWDRTLWEAALAMDKTLCRKDLFYPKRLALYEEIFIGHTPVTRIGYSVPVNRANVWNVDTGAAFKGRLTIMNVDTKEFWQSSPLPDLYPNERGRN